The proteins below come from a single Piscinibacter gummiphilus genomic window:
- the aroC gene encoding chorismate synthase produces the protein MSGSTFGTLFRVTNFGESHGPAIGCVIDGCPPGMELSEADIQPELDRRRPGTSRHVTQRNEADAVEILSGVYEGKTTGTPIALLIRNTDQRSKDYGNILQTFRPGHADYTYWHKYGIRDPRGGGRSSARLTAPTVAAGAVARKWLQQKFGTTFVGHMTQLGEIAVPFESLEHIPNNPFFAANATDIPRLEAYMDELRKAGDSCGARIDVAARNVPAGLGEPLYDRLDADIAHAMMGLNAVKGVEIGAGFASIAQRGTVHGDELSPEGFRSNNAGGVLGGISTGQDITVSIAIKPTSSIRSPRQSIDLQGQPATVETFGRHDPCVGIRATPIAEALLALVLMDHALRHRAQCGDVRVEPGPIPGQA, from the coding sequence ATGAGCGGCAGCACCTTCGGCACACTTTTTCGCGTCACCAACTTCGGTGAATCCCACGGCCCGGCCATCGGCTGCGTGATCGACGGCTGCCCCCCGGGCATGGAACTGTCGGAAGCCGACATCCAGCCCGAACTCGACCGCCGCCGCCCTGGCACCTCGCGCCACGTCACGCAACGCAACGAGGCCGATGCGGTCGAGATCCTTTCGGGCGTGTACGAAGGCAAGACCACCGGCACGCCGATCGCGCTCCTGATCCGCAACACCGACCAGCGCAGCAAGGACTACGGCAACATCCTGCAGACCTTCCGCCCGGGGCATGCCGACTACACCTACTGGCACAAGTACGGCATCCGCGACCCGCGCGGTGGCGGCCGCTCTTCGGCGCGCCTCACGGCGCCCACCGTTGCGGCCGGTGCGGTGGCCCGCAAGTGGCTGCAGCAGAAATTCGGCACCACCTTCGTCGGTCACATGACGCAGCTGGGAGAGATCGCGGTGCCCTTCGAGTCGCTCGAGCACATCCCGAACAACCCCTTCTTCGCCGCCAACGCCACCGACATCCCGCGCCTCGAGGCCTACATGGACGAGTTGCGCAAGGCTGGCGACAGCTGCGGCGCCCGCATCGACGTGGCAGCGCGCAACGTGCCCGCGGGTCTGGGCGAGCCGCTCTACGACCGACTCGATGCCGACATCGCCCACGCGATGATGGGCTTGAACGCGGTGAAGGGTGTCGAGATCGGTGCCGGCTTCGCGAGCATCGCGCAGCGCGGCACGGTGCATGGCGACGAGCTCTCGCCCGAGGGCTTTCGCAGCAACAACGCCGGCGGCGTGCTGGGCGGCATCTCCACCGGCCAGGACATCACTGTCTCCATCGCCATCAAGCCCACGAGCTCGATCCGCTCGCCGCGCCAGTCGATCGACCTGCAGGGCCAGCCGGCGACGGTCGAGACCTTCGGCCGCCACGACCCCTGCGTCGGCATCCGCGCCACGCCCATCGCCGAGGCGCTGCTCGCGCTGGTGCTGATGGACCACGCCCTGCGCCACCGCGCCCAGTGCGGTGACGTGCGCGTGGAGCCCGGCCCTATCCCCGGTCAGGCCTGA
- a CDS encoding aldo/keto reductase — MKYTRLGSTGLQVSRLCLGMMTYGTPEWRPWVLDEAASRPLVKKAVELGINFFDTADTYSAGESEVLTAKLLGEFCKRDEIVIATKVFFPVSMETKFGTHTSAQRVPLNTHGLSRKRIFHAIDASLKRLNTDYVDLYQIHRWDPHTPIEETMEALHDVVKAGKARYIGASSMWAWQFAKAQQVAKENGWTRFVSMQNHYNLAYREEEREMLPLCRDQGVAVIPWSPLARGFLAGNRARDDKTSGATERAKTDDLAQHLYYRDSDFATVDRLKAMATQRGVSAATLAYAWLLHQPGVSAPIIGASKLPQFDDAAAAVELHLSAEDLKQLGQGYEPHPILGHA, encoded by the coding sequence ATGAAATACACCCGCCTCGGATCGACCGGCCTTCAGGTCTCGCGCCTGTGCCTGGGCATGATGACCTACGGCACGCCCGAGTGGCGACCCTGGGTGCTGGACGAAGCCGCCAGCCGCCCGCTGGTCAAGAAGGCCGTCGAACTCGGCATCAACTTCTTCGACACCGCCGACACCTATTCCGCCGGCGAGAGCGAGGTGCTCACGGCCAAGCTGCTCGGCGAGTTCTGCAAGCGCGACGAGATCGTCATCGCCACCAAGGTCTTCTTCCCCGTGTCGATGGAGACCAAGTTCGGCACCCACACCTCGGCCCAGCGCGTGCCGCTCAACACGCACGGCCTGAGCCGTAAGCGCATCTTCCACGCCATCGATGCGAGCCTGAAGCGCCTCAACACCGACTACGTCGACCTCTACCAGATCCACCGCTGGGACCCGCACACGCCCATCGAAGAGACGATGGAAGCGCTGCACGACGTGGTGAAGGCCGGCAAGGCGCGATACATCGGCGCGAGCTCCATGTGGGCGTGGCAGTTCGCCAAGGCGCAGCAGGTGGCCAAGGAGAACGGTTGGACGCGCTTCGTCAGCATGCAGAACCACTACAACCTCGCCTACCGCGAGGAAGAGCGCGAAATGCTCCCGCTCTGCCGCGACCAGGGCGTGGCCGTGATCCCGTGGAGCCCGCTGGCCAGAGGCTTCCTCGCCGGCAACCGGGCGCGCGACGACAAGACGAGCGGCGCCACGGAACGCGCGAAGACCGACGACCTGGCCCAGCACCTCTATTACCGCGACAGCGATTTCGCGACCGTCGACCGCCTGAAGGCCATGGCCACGCAGCGCGGCGTGAGCGCGGCGACGCTCGCCTACGCCTGGCTGCTGCACCAGCCGGGCGTCAGCGCGCCCATCATCGGCGCGAGCAAGCTGCCGCAGTTCGACGATGCGGCGGCGGCGGTGGAGCTGCACCTGTCGGCCGAGGACCTCAAGCAGCTCGGCCAGGGCTACGAGCCGCACCCGATCCTCGGGCACGCCTGA
- a CDS encoding O-acetylhomoserine aminocarboxypropyltransferase: MPGSSDPGFDTLSLHAGAAPDPATGARALPIYLSTSFVFESSDHAAALFNMERSGHVYSRISNPTTAVFEERVAALEGGVGAIATASGQAALHLAIATLAGAGSHIVSSSALYGGSHNLLHYTLARFGIETTFVKPGDLDGWRAAIRPNTKLLFGETLGNPGLDVLDIPSVSDIAHEQGLPLLVDSTLTSPYLIKPFDHGADLLYHSATKFLSGHGTVVGGVLVDSGRFDWSASGRFPELAAPYAGFHNMVFAEESTVGAFLLRARREGLRDFGACMSPHTAWLILQGIETLSLRMERHVANARKVVAFLAAHPMVARVGYPELPEHPDHALAKKLLPRGCGSVFSFDLKGNRAQGKAFIEALKVFSHLANVGDCRSLVIHPASTTHFRMDDAALAQAGITQGTIRLSIGLEDADDLIDDLSRALKAAQKAGA; this comes from the coding sequence ATGCCCGGCTCTTCCGACCCCGGTTTCGACACGCTGTCGCTGCACGCCGGAGCAGCGCCCGACCCGGCCACCGGCGCGCGCGCCTTGCCGATCTACCTGAGCACGAGCTTCGTCTTCGAGAGCAGCGACCACGCCGCCGCGCTCTTCAACATGGAGCGCTCGGGGCACGTCTACAGCCGCATCTCCAACCCCACCACGGCGGTGTTCGAGGAGCGTGTGGCCGCGCTCGAAGGCGGTGTGGGCGCCATCGCCACCGCGAGCGGCCAAGCCGCACTGCACCTCGCGATTGCGACACTCGCGGGTGCGGGCTCGCACATCGTGTCGAGCAGCGCGCTCTACGGCGGCTCGCACAACCTGCTGCACTACACGCTGGCGCGCTTCGGCATCGAGACCACCTTCGTCAAGCCCGGCGACCTCGATGGGTGGCGTGCCGCGATCCGGCCCAACACCAAGCTGCTCTTCGGCGAGACGCTCGGCAACCCCGGTCTCGACGTGCTCGACATCCCGAGCGTGAGCGACATCGCGCACGAGCAGGGGCTGCCGCTGCTGGTCGACTCGACCCTCACTTCGCCCTACCTCATCAAGCCCTTCGACCATGGGGCCGACCTGCTCTACCACTCGGCCACCAAGTTCCTGAGCGGCCACGGCACGGTGGTGGGCGGCGTGCTGGTGGACAGCGGGCGCTTCGACTGGTCGGCCTCCGGCCGCTTTCCCGAACTCGCCGCGCCTTACGCGGGCTTCCACAACATGGTGTTCGCCGAGGAAAGCACGGTTGGCGCCTTCCTGCTGCGCGCGCGCCGCGAAGGCCTGCGGGACTTCGGCGCCTGCATGAGCCCGCACACCGCGTGGCTGATCCTGCAAGGCATCGAGACCTTGTCGCTGCGCATGGAGCGGCATGTGGCAAATGCGCGCAAGGTGGTGGCGTTTCTCGCCGCACACCCGATGGTCGCGCGTGTGGGCTACCCCGAGCTGCCCGAACACCCCGACCATGCGCTGGCGAAGAAGCTGCTGCCGCGCGGCTGCGGCTCGGTGTTCAGCTTCGACCTCAAGGGAAATCGCGCGCAGGGCAAAGCCTTCATCGAGGCACTGAAGGTGTTCTCGCACCTCGCCAATGTGGGCGACTGCCGCTCGCTCGTCATCCACCCGGCGTCGACCACGCACTTCCGCATGGACGACGCGGCGCTCGCGCAGGCCGGCATCACGCAGGGAACGATCCGCTTGTCGATCGGGCTGGAAGACGCCGACGACCTGATCGACGACCTCTCGCGCGCGCTCAAGGCCGCGCAGAAGGCGGGCGCATGA
- a CDS encoding CBS domain-containing protein: MKVSDILRVKGGTLYTVSPDQPLGDAARTMAEFDIGSLVVMDHGDLVGMLTFREVILAVVGNGGTVGNSTVRGVMDDHPLTCTPETEIDEVRRMMLERHARYMPVVSQRTLMGVISFYDVAKAVVDSQDFENRMLKAYIRDWPAAEDAQPQARL; the protein is encoded by the coding sequence ATGAAAGTCTCGGACATCCTGCGTGTCAAGGGCGGCACCCTGTACACGGTTTCGCCCGATCAACCTCTGGGCGATGCGGCCAGGACCATGGCCGAGTTCGACATCGGGTCGCTGGTGGTCATGGACCATGGCGACCTCGTGGGCATGCTGACCTTCCGCGAAGTGATCCTCGCCGTGGTGGGCAATGGCGGCACGGTGGGCAACAGCACCGTGCGTGGTGTGATGGACGACCACCCGCTCACCTGCACCCCCGAGACCGAGATCGACGAAGTGCGCCGCATGATGCTCGAGCGCCATGCGCGGTACATGCCGGTGGTGAGCCAGCGCACCCTGATGGGCGTGATCTCCTTCTACGACGTGGCCAAGGCGGTGGTCGACAGCCAGGACTTCGAGAACCGCATGCTCAAGGCCTACATCCGCGACTGGCCGGCGGCCGAAGACGCCCAGCCCCAGGCCCGGCTCTGA
- a CDS encoding methyl-accepting chemotaxis protein encodes MSTKSGVQDHTDGFFRFHGAWAPGVRLFRRLQFRAKAAMVSVMFLVPIVALGWSFYNDKAASIGFSAKERLGIEYIRELMPALKLGVQQRAAAGTPGAAEIATKLEAQLKQVAAVEQRLGAELGTAPLYAKLVEAHKATLASAGKADEAAFNARTQFVTAVLDVLGQATDGSNLILDPDLDTYYLMDLSTTRVPQLIELVARVQAAGIPVLESGATPAAMRVLADRVPLVEFHEEQTRIGLAKSTGATAELAATLKAETPTKDLRAFIELSRASFFGDAVKGDKAAFVQAASKVIDSQVEFSTRLLDDLDRLIAKRVAGMALVRDVTTAIVAVALAAGAYLFYSFFLVTQGGLREVQKHLEAMTSGDLTTHPQPWGRDEQAHLMVTLAEMQHSLRAIVSRVRGSSDQLVQASGEIASAAMDLSSRTEQTASNLEESAASMEQISSTIKHTADNAHEAASVAVTNSGVAQRSGEVIGQVVSTMQEIHASSAKISDIIGVIDGIAFQTNILALNAAVEAARAGEQGRGFAVVASEVRSLAQRSAQAAKEIKSLISASVERVDTGTRVVQGAGATMDELLGSARRISDLLHEISTAAKEESAGVTQVGAAVQELDRMTQQNAALVEQTAAAASSLKDQATDLAAEVARFRLP; translated from the coding sequence ATGAGCACGAAGTCGGGTGTGCAGGATCACACGGACGGTTTCTTTCGGTTCCACGGGGCCTGGGCCCCGGGCGTGCGCCTGTTCCGGCGCCTGCAGTTCAGGGCCAAGGCGGCGATGGTGTCGGTGATGTTCCTCGTGCCCATCGTGGCGTTGGGGTGGAGCTTCTACAACGACAAGGCGGCGTCGATCGGCTTCTCCGCCAAGGAGCGCCTGGGCATCGAGTACATCCGCGAGCTGATGCCGGCGCTCAAGCTGGGCGTGCAGCAGCGTGCCGCAGCGGGCACGCCGGGCGCTGCAGAGATCGCGACCAAGCTCGAGGCACAGCTCAAGCAGGTGGCCGCGGTCGAGCAGCGCCTGGGCGCCGAGTTGGGCACGGCTCCGCTCTACGCCAAGCTCGTCGAGGCGCACAAGGCAACGCTGGCCAGCGCCGGCAAGGCCGACGAGGCAGCCTTCAACGCCCGCACCCAGTTCGTGACGGCCGTGCTCGACGTGCTCGGCCAGGCCACCGACGGCTCCAACCTCATCCTCGACCCCGACCTCGACACCTACTACCTCATGGACCTGTCGACCACCCGGGTGCCGCAGCTCATCGAGTTGGTCGCCCGCGTGCAGGCCGCCGGTATACCGGTGCTGGAATCGGGGGCCACGCCGGCCGCGATGCGGGTGCTGGCCGATCGAGTGCCGCTGGTCGAGTTCCACGAAGAGCAGACCAGGATCGGGCTGGCCAAGAGCACCGGCGCAACCGCCGAACTCGCCGCCACGCTGAAAGCCGAAACGCCGACGAAGGACCTGCGTGCGTTCATCGAGCTGTCGCGTGCGTCGTTCTTCGGCGATGCGGTCAAGGGCGACAAGGCCGCGTTCGTGCAGGCCGCCTCCAAGGTGATCGATTCGCAGGTCGAGTTCTCGACCCGCCTGCTCGACGATCTCGACCGCCTCATTGCCAAGCGCGTGGCCGGCATGGCCCTGGTCCGCGATGTGACGACCGCGATCGTGGCCGTGGCGCTCGCGGCTGGGGCGTACCTTTTCTACAGCTTCTTCCTGGTCACGCAGGGCGGGTTGCGCGAAGTGCAGAAGCATCTCGAAGCCATGACGTCCGGCGACCTCACCACCCACCCGCAGCCCTGGGGCCGCGACGAGCAGGCGCACCTGATGGTCACGCTGGCGGAGATGCAGCACTCGCTGCGCGCCATCGTGTCGCGCGTGCGCGGCTCCTCGGATCAACTCGTGCAGGCGAGCGGCGAGATCGCCTCCGCGGCGATGGACCTGTCGTCGCGCACCGAGCAGACCGCGTCCAACCTGGAAGAGAGCGCGGCGTCGATGGAGCAGATTTCCTCGACGATCAAGCACACCGCCGACAACGCCCATGAAGCGGCCAGCGTGGCCGTCACCAACTCGGGCGTGGCGCAGCGCAGCGGCGAGGTGATCGGCCAGGTGGTGAGCACCATGCAGGAGATCCATGCCTCGTCGGCGAAGATTTCCGACATCATCGGCGTGATCGACGGCATCGCCTTCCAGACCAACATCCTCGCGCTCAATGCGGCGGTGGAAGCCGCCCGTGCGGGCGAGCAGGGCCGCGGCTTCGCGGTGGTGGCGAGCGAGGTGCGCAGCCTCGCGCAGCGCAGCGCGCAGGCGGCGAAAGAGATCAAGAGCCTCATCTCCGCCAGCGTGGAGCGCGTCGACACCGGCACGCGCGTGGTGCAGGGCGCCGGCGCCACGATGGACGAGCTGCTCGGCAGCGCGCGCCGCATCAGCGACCTGCTGCACGAGATCTCGACGGCGGCCAAGGAAGAAAGTGCCGGCGTCACGCAGGTGGGCGCCGCCGTTCAGGAGCTCGATCGCATGACGCAGCAGAATGCCGCGCTCGTCGAGCAGACAGCCGCCGCGGCGTCGTCGCTGAAGGACCAGGCCACCGACCTCGCCGCCGAAGTGGCGAGGTTCCGCCTGCCGTAG
- a CDS encoding TRAP transporter small permease subunit, giving the protein MTRHDAPRNGAQRLAEMAMALALAVMALAVFVNVVLRYGFGSGIAASEELSRLLFVWMVFIGATAAYPLGEHMAFTSLLRPLQAKPLALKVLTRVIHALVVGTCVLVGWGAWQQVVVGMDSKSVVLGYPSALLPLPALLCAAAIGVMALVDLVRGKPIDFGHEVDVE; this is encoded by the coding sequence ATGACCCGACACGATGCCCCGCGCAACGGTGCGCAACGCCTGGCCGAGATGGCGATGGCGCTCGCCTTGGCCGTGATGGCCCTGGCCGTCTTCGTCAACGTGGTGCTGCGCTACGGCTTCGGCAGCGGCATCGCCGCCAGCGAAGAACTCTCGCGCCTGCTCTTCGTGTGGATGGTCTTCATCGGCGCCACCGCGGCCTACCCGCTGGGTGAGCACATGGCGTTCACGAGCCTGCTGCGGCCTCTGCAGGCAAAGCCTCTGGCGCTGAAGGTGCTGACGCGGGTGATCCACGCGCTGGTGGTCGGCACCTGCGTGTTGGTGGGCTGGGGCGCCTGGCAGCAGGTGGTGGTGGGCATGGACAGCAAGAGTGTGGTGCTCGGTTACCCCTCGGCGCTGCTGCCGCTGCCCGCGCTGCTGTGTGCGGCGGCCATCGGGGTGATGGCGCTCGTCGACCTGGTGCGTGGCAAGCCGATCGACTTCGGCCACGAAGTCGACGTCGAGTAA
- a CDS encoding alpha/beta hydrolase, producing MKLGVQGREAYAYTGGKTFDAALPVVVFIHGAMHDHSVWGLQSRSLAHHGHAVLAVDLPGHGRSEGPALASVEAAAQWVVALLQAAGVERAALVGHSMGSLIALEAAAQLGARATHLLMVGTAFPMKVSPALIATAEETPLKAIDMVNAFSHSTLAAKPSSPAPGFWLHGGNRALMRRLQAAYAAQGHGNLFHQDFLACDRYARGLDAAAQVQCPTRMILGSADQMTPPKAADALASALKADRLVLPAGHSLMGEAPDGVLNGISSFLSRTP from the coding sequence ATGAAGCTCGGCGTGCAAGGCCGCGAGGCCTACGCGTACACCGGAGGCAAGACCTTCGATGCGGCGCTGCCGGTGGTCGTCTTCATCCACGGGGCGATGCACGACCACAGCGTGTGGGGCTTGCAGTCGCGCTCGCTGGCGCACCACGGCCATGCCGTGCTCGCAGTCGATCTGCCGGGCCACGGCCGCAGCGAAGGGCCGGCGCTCGCCAGCGTGGAAGCGGCGGCGCAGTGGGTCGTGGCGCTGCTGCAGGCAGCCGGCGTCGAGCGCGCCGCACTGGTCGGCCACAGCATGGGATCGCTGATCGCGCTCGAAGCGGCGGCGCAGCTCGGTGCCCGCGCCACGCACCTGCTGATGGTGGGGACGGCGTTTCCGATGAAGGTGTCGCCAGCACTGATCGCCACGGCGGAAGAAACACCGCTGAAGGCCATCGACATGGTCAACGCGTTTTCACATTCGACGCTCGCAGCCAAGCCGTCGTCGCCGGCCCCCGGCTTCTGGCTGCATGGCGGCAACCGGGCGCTGATGCGGCGCCTGCAGGCAGCCTACGCGGCTCAAGGCCACGGCAACCTCTTCCACCAGGACTTCCTGGCCTGCGACCGGTACGCGCGCGGCCTGGACGCAGCGGCTCAGGTGCAGTGCCCCACGCGCATGATCCTCGGCTCGGCCGACCAAATGACGCCGCCCAAAGCGGCCGACGCGCTAGCCTCGGCGCTGAAGGCCGACAGGCTGGTCCTGCCCGCAGGACATTCCCTGATGGGAGAAGCCCCCGACGGGGTGTTGAATGGCATCAGTTCATTCCTCAGCCGTACACCATGA
- a CDS encoding LacI family DNA-binding transcriptional regulator yields the protein MSSSRRPRATGRVTLGDVAAAAGVSPITVSRALRGERSVAAELVARVQSAAQQLGYVPDPAARALASARSSHVAVLIPLLTNTLFVDLLEAVHRTLLPAGFQTLIGVTHYDPQEEEQLLRSYMAHRPAGLLVTGFDRTEASRQLIAASGVPCVHVMETTQAPGVHSVGFSQTDAGHAITAHLLARGRKRIAFVAAQLDPRVMQRAEGYRRCLREAGLYDPKLELLNPERSSMALGGQLFEEVLKTRPDVDAMFFCNDDLAQGGLLAALRMGVKVPERVAVAGFNDLAGSDQMLPPLTTVHTPRTEIGEEAARMLLALMRREPVAQASIDVGYQLMQRQST from the coding sequence ATGTCCTCTTCCCGCCGTCCCCGTGCCACCGGCCGGGTGACCCTCGGAGACGTCGCCGCCGCGGCGGGCGTCAGCCCGATCACCGTCTCACGCGCGTTGCGCGGCGAGCGCAGCGTGGCCGCCGAACTCGTGGCCCGCGTGCAATCCGCCGCGCAGCAGCTCGGTTACGTGCCCGACCCCGCGGCCCGTGCGTTGGCCTCGGCCCGCAGCTCCCACGTGGCCGTGCTGATCCCCCTGCTGACCAACACCCTCTTCGTCGACCTGCTCGAAGCCGTGCACCGCACGCTGCTGCCGGCCGGCTTCCAGACGCTCATCGGCGTCACGCACTACGACCCGCAGGAAGAAGAGCAGCTCCTGCGCAGCTACATGGCGCACCGCCCCGCCGGCCTGCTCGTCACCGGCTTCGACCGCACCGAAGCGAGCCGCCAGCTCATCGCGGCGAGCGGCGTGCCCTGCGTGCACGTGATGGAAACGACGCAAGCGCCCGGCGTGCACAGCGTGGGGTTCTCGCAGACCGACGCGGGGCACGCCATCACCGCCCACCTGCTCGCACGCGGCCGCAAGCGCATCGCCTTCGTCGCCGCGCAGCTCGACCCGCGCGTGATGCAGCGTGCCGAGGGCTACCGCCGCTGCCTGCGCGAGGCCGGCCTCTACGACCCGAAGCTCGAGCTGCTCAACCCCGAGCGCTCGTCGATGGCGCTCGGCGGCCAGCTCTTCGAAGAGGTGCTGAAGACTAGGCCGGATGTCGACGCCATGTTCTTCTGCAACGACGACCTGGCCCAGGGCGGCCTGCTCGCCGCGCTGCGCATGGGCGTGAAGGTGCCCGAGCGCGTGGCCGTGGCCGGCTTCAACGACCTGGCGGGCAGCGACCAGATGCTGCCGCCACTCACCACCGTGCACACGCCCCGTACCGAGATCGGCGAAGAGGCGGCGCGCATGCTGCTCGCGTTGATGCGGCGCGAGCCGGTGGCGCAGGCGTCGATCGACGTGGGCTACCAGCTGATGCAGCGGCAGAGCACCTGA
- a CDS encoding TRAP transporter large permease subunit yields the protein MDQGLVAVIFIVAMLGFMGIGVPMAFALVLTGASMAWVLGFFDTQLFAQNLVAGIDSFPLLAVPFFILAGELMNAGGISRRIIDMAQAWVGHIRGGLGFVTIGAAILMASMSGSALADTAALATILLPMMRAHGYPMATSAGLIASGGIIAPIIPPSMPFVIYGVTTNTSISSLFLSGIVPGLIMGVGLVIAWKLQVRGMTLVENPPVPMGQRVKITVKAFWALLMPLIIIGGMKTGVFTPTEAAVVAAFYAMVIAFFVHREMTLPQFHGVLVRAAKTTAIVMFLCAGAQVTSYMVTLADLPATLTAWLGPLVEHPRVLMAVMMIVLVLIGTALDLTPTILIFAPVMLPIAAKAGIDPVYFGLMFVLNGAIGLITPPVGTVLNVVAGVGRLRLDQVIKGVNPFLTVYLAILTLFVVFPQIVIAPVKWMR from the coding sequence ATGGACCAAGGCCTCGTCGCCGTCATCTTCATCGTCGCCATGCTCGGCTTCATGGGCATCGGCGTGCCGATGGCCTTTGCACTCGTGCTCACCGGGGCCTCGATGGCCTGGGTGCTCGGCTTCTTCGACACCCAGCTCTTCGCGCAGAACCTGGTGGCCGGCATCGACAGCTTCCCGCTGCTCGCCGTGCCGTTCTTCATCCTCGCCGGCGAGCTGATGAACGCGGGCGGCATCAGCCGCCGCATCATCGACATGGCGCAGGCCTGGGTCGGCCACATCCGCGGCGGCCTGGGCTTCGTGACCATCGGCGCGGCCATCCTCATGGCGAGCATGAGCGGCTCGGCCCTGGCCGACACCGCGGCGCTCGCGACCATCCTGCTGCCGATGATGCGGGCGCACGGCTACCCGATGGCCACCTCCGCCGGCCTCATCGCCTCGGGCGGGATCATCGCGCCCATCATTCCGCCGTCGATGCCGTTCGTGATCTACGGCGTCACGACCAACACCTCGATCTCCTCGCTCTTCCTCTCGGGCATCGTGCCCGGGCTCATCATGGGCGTGGGCCTCGTGATCGCGTGGAAGCTGCAGGTGCGCGGCATGACGCTCGTCGAGAACCCGCCCGTGCCGATGGGCCAGCGCGTGAAGATCACCGTCAAGGCGTTCTGGGCCCTGCTGATGCCGCTCATCATCATCGGCGGCATGAAGACGGGCGTCTTCACGCCCACGGAAGCGGCGGTGGTGGCGGCGTTCTACGCGATGGTCATCGCCTTCTTCGTGCACCGCGAGATGACGCTGCCGCAGTTCCACGGCGTGCTGGTGCGCGCGGCCAAGACGACGGCCATCGTGATGTTTCTCTGCGCCGGGGCGCAGGTCACGAGCTACATGGTGACGCTGGCCGACCTGCCGGCCACGCTCACCGCCTGGCTGGGCCCGCTGGTGGAGCACCCGCGCGTGCTGATGGCGGTGATGATGATCGTGCTGGTGTTGATCGGCACGGCGCTCGACCTCACGCCCACCATCCTCATCTTCGCGCCGGTCATGCTGCCCATCGCGGCCAAGGCCGGCATCGACCCGGTGTACTTCGGCCTGATGTTCGTGCTCAACGGCGCCATCGGCCTCATCACGCCGCCGGTGGGCACGGTGCTCAACGTGGTGGCCGGCGTGGGCCGGCTTCGGCTCGACCAGGTCATCAAGGGGGTGAACCCCTTCCTCACCGTCTACCTCGCGATCCTCACCTTGTTCGTCGTGTTTCCCCAGATCGTCATCGCGCCCGTCAAGTGGATGCGGTGA
- a CDS encoding gluconokinase translates to MSSVVFMGVAGCGKSSAGQAVAQRMGWPLIEGDDYHLEASKAKMRQGIALTDSDRAEWLAILGGLLADQQRRGQSAALTCSALKRSYRDLLRSRNAGLRFVYLEIDKPHALQRVAARAGEHLFPPSLVDSQFATLEAPHGEPGVLCIDALLPRDELADRVAEWLRSNP, encoded by the coding sequence ATGTCTTCCGTCGTCTTCATGGGTGTGGCCGGTTGCGGCAAATCGAGCGCAGGCCAGGCCGTGGCGCAGCGCATGGGCTGGCCGCTGATCGAAGGCGACGACTACCACCTGGAGGCGAGCAAGGCCAAGATGCGCCAGGGCATTGCGCTCACCGACAGCGACCGCGCCGAGTGGCTCGCCATCCTCGGTGGGCTGCTGGCCGACCAGCAGCGGCGCGGCCAGTCGGCGGCGCTCACCTGCTCGGCGCTCAAGCGCAGCTACCGCGATCTGCTGCGCAGCCGCAACGCGGGCCTGCGCTTCGTGTACCTCGAGATCGACAAGCCCCATGCCCTGCAGCGCGTGGCAGCGCGGGCGGGCGAGCATCTCTTTCCGCCGAGCCTGGTCGACAGCCAGTTCGCCACGCTGGAGGCGCCGCACGGGGAGCCCGGCGTGCTGTGCATCGATGCGCTGCTGCCGCGCGACGAGCTGGCCGACCGTGTGGCCGAGTGGCTGAGGAGCAACCCATGA